A genome region from Brassica oleracea var. oleracea cultivar TO1000 chromosome C2, BOL, whole genome shotgun sequence includes the following:
- the LOC106324185 gene encoding probable WRKY transcription factor 16 yields MARTSVKTTVTEQARLSPFSRGSSHHDVFISSSCDGTRDTFVSHLSAALKRVNITVMEEDDKNKVPETRQYLPKKTRLGIERSKICIVVLSEDFASSKHSLTTLAEIIEWRHSKTGATVVPVFYGVDRSLVEQQIGKYGEAFSKHEASEPKDRVTEWRNALTEAASIKEGLHSNAESSDLKLMEDIVSYVHGRLIPADKIGVSSRVLEIENLLSKQPWVVRSIGIWGMPGIGKTTIAKAAFDQTKGNFKSRSRFIQNFEREFEKEGMSRLRGQHLPSHVKEKLDINRSITNNSQREESVFLVLDDVRNPINAESFLGGFEWFDPGSVIIITSRNKQVLVQCRMVEIYEVKGLDDKEGLKLFSQCAFGEPKPEDGHLKVSEMIVKYANGNAKALSHYGNELKGKKPEEMEIEFCKLKLNPPAEILEVFKNSYNELSENEKNIFMDIACFFKGDKVDRVMQVLDGCGFFPCIGIDYLVEKSLVTIRGNKVEMHYKTWPGKSFVKK; encoded by the exons ATGGCAAGAACTAGCGTCAAGACAACAGTAACAGAGCAAGCAAGACTGTCCCCTTTTTCCAGAGGGTCAAGCCACCACGATGTCTTTATCAGCTCTAGCTGCGACGGCACCCGCGACACCTTCGTTAGCCACCTTTCCGCCGCTTTAAAGCGCGTAAACATCACTGTGATGGAGGAAGATGACAAAAACAAGGTGCCTGAAACCAGACAGTATTTACCCAAGAAGACTAGACTGGGGATAGAGAGATCCAAGATCTGTATTGTTGTTCTCTCTGAGGACTTCGCGTCCTCCAAACATAGCCTGACTACTCTTGCGGAGATTATTGAGTGGCGGCATAGCAAAACAGGAGCCACGGTGGTTCCAGTCTTTTATGGCGTAGATCGCTCCTTAGTGGAGCAACAGATTGGGAAATACGGTGAGGCATTTTCTAAGCACGAGGCATCTGAGCCTAAAGATCGTGTGACCGAATGGAGAAACGCTCTAACGGAAGCAGCAAGCATAAAGGAAGGTCTCCACTCAAATGCCGAATCCAG TGACTTGAAACTTATGGAAGATATTGTCTCATACGTACATGGGCGACTAATTCCAGCGGACAAGATCGGGGTCAGTTCGAGAGTGTTGGAGATAGAAAACTTGCTCAGTAAGCAACCATGGGTTGTCCGCAGCATAGGAATTTGGGGGATGCCCGGTATAGGCAAGACCACCATTGCAAAAGCAGCCTTTGACCAGACGAAAGGGAACTTCAAATCTCGTAGTCGCTTCATCCAAAACTTCGAGAGAGAGTTTGAGAAGGAAGGAATGTCTCGTTTAAGAGGGCAACACTTACCATCACATGTGAAGGAGAAGCTTGACATCAACAGGTCAATTACTAACAACAGCCAAAGAGAAGAAAGTGTGTTCTTAGTTCTTGATGATGTGCGGAACCCTATAAACGCAGAGTCTTTTCTTGGAGGGTTTGAGTGGTTTGATCCAGGAAGTGTGATAATCATTACTTCCAGAAATAAACAAGTGCTTGTTCAATGTAGAATGGTTGAAATATATGAGGTGAAAGGTTTAGATGATAAGGAAGGTCTGAAGCTATTTTCCCAGTGCGCGTTTGGAGAGCCCAAACCTGAAGATGGCCACCTGAAAGTGTCAGAGATGATCGTTAAATATGCTAACGGAAACGCTAAGGCTCTAAGCCACTATGGAAATGAGCTAAAGGGAAAGAAACCAGAAGAAATGGAGATAGAGTTTTGCAAACTCAAGCTAAATCCTCCTGCTGAGATTCTTGAAGTATTCAAGAACAGTTATAATGAACTTAGTGAGAACGAGAAGAACATATTTATGGACATTGCTTGTTTCTTCAAGGGAGATAAAGTTGATCGTGTCATGCAAGTGCTTGATGGGTGTGGTTTCTTCCCGTGTATTGGGATTGATTATCTTGTTGAGAAGTCTCTTGTGACTATTCGTGGAAACAAAGTGGAAATGCATTACAAGACGTGGCCAGGAAAATCCTTTGTCAAGAAGTAA
- the LOC106324186 gene encoding disease resistance protein RPS4-like produces the protein MAKTGHQVFISFRGADVRKNFLSFLTDGLKRACVNYYVDTKETKGEVLDILLQRIQESRLVLIILSENYMQSNWCIKELRTTTKDITESRRKVIPIFYNVQVADVKDKWKVGEQAEGVEGEETVEEREKNVKEALMILTRHMGMRSDEYGTDCEFIEHIVKEVKKVLTSIEQEEKVKASVNTTVRSEGEKQEVSSLTGTNLQEKEKSLRQRKMLSYLGSRNVYKSYKRS, from the exons ATGGCCAAAACAGGCCACCAAGTGTTCATTAGTTTCAGAGGAGCAGACGTGCGAAAAAACTTCCTAAGCTTCCTTACAGACGGGCTAAAAAGGGCGTGCGTAAATTACTATGTCGACACTAAAGAGACGAAAGGTGAAGTTCTTGACATCCTTCTTCAAAGGATCCAAGAGTCGCGGCTCGTGCTGATCATCTTGTCCGAAAACTACATGCAGTCGAATTGGTGCATCAAAGAGCTGCGCACGACGACTAAGGATATAACAGAGTCAAGAAGGAAGGTCATCCCGATCTTCTATAATGTCCAAGTCGCAGATGTGAAGGACAAATGGAAAGTTGGCGAACAAGCAGAAGGAGTAGAAGGAGAAGAGACAGTGGAAGAGAGGGAGAAAAACGTGAAGGAAGCTTTGATGATTCTTACGAGGCATATGGGTATGAGATCTGATGAGTACGG TACTGACTGTGAATTCATAGAACATATCGTCAAGGAAGTAAAGAAAGTGTTAACCAGTATCGAACAAGAGGAGAAGGTGAAGGCTTCCGTCAATACTACGGTGAGATCTGAAGGTGAGAAGCAGGAGGTGTCTTCGCTAACGGGGACAAACTTGCAGGAGAAGGAGAAGAGCTTGAGACAAAGGAAAATGTTAAGTTATTTGGGATCACGCAACGTCTACAAAAGCTACAAGAGAAGTTAG
- the LOC106322900 gene encoding disease resistance-like protein CSA1: MHGVVSKETRIIGVLGMAGIGKTTIAHKLFEEGKNKFHRRMFFDDIDKTSKEEGLTELRVRLLRKLLKKTDKTITEETTHESVETELLDSNVFLVLDNVSNKKQLEHLLGNRRWISQGSKVVIVTSDKSLVEDVVSDTYVVPGLNEKEGLECFCYHAFGDHKVHEGSFMKQSREFVDYARGNPLALKVLGPELRGRDTAHWESKLLQLAQSPSNVLNVSYDGLSQQQKEAFLDVTCFFRSENHRFVTALVDSEPDKGSSEIRDLADKFLIDITGGRVEMHNLLYTLGKKLASKQQKRLRNHHEIIRALKKKMGKSTINGIRGMFLDMSEVGTDTALSKEAFNGMDNLRYLKIYDSHFPQENEAGYKLHFSNGVKLPLQKIRYLHWLRFPGEELPQDFNPKNLIDLKLPYSKIKRLWDGVKDTSKLTWVDLSHSVNLSYLSGLLGSQNLRRLNLEGCKELKTLDARMENLTSLVLLNLRGCSSLVSLTEMNMESLKTLILSDCSNLEEFQIISEQLEALYLDGTSIKTLPPSMIKLQKLVLLNLKDCTKLATVPGCLGNMKALQEVILSGCKKMETFPDLQENMRRLRIFLLDGTSIKEVPKRLQNPGLSRWPHHGGVKGFPLLRHLSLRGNDKIQSLQPDIGDLYHLKYIDLKFCKNLAVSH; this comes from the exons ATGCATGGAGTGGTTTCCAAGGAAACTCGTATTATTGGAGTTCTTGGGATGGCTGGTATTGGTAAAACCACAATCGCACACAAGTTGTTTGAGGAGGGGAAAAACAAGTTTCATCGAAGAATGTTTTTCGATGATATTGATAAAACCTCAAAGGAAGAAGGGCTTACTGAATTACGGGTTAGACTCCTGAGAAAGCTTTTGAAGAAGACAGATAAGACGATAACCGAAGAGACCACACATGAATCCGTGGAGACGGAGCTACTTGATAGCAATGTTTTTCTTGTCCTGGATAACGTAAGCAACAAGAAACAACTAGAGCATCTTCTCGGAAACAGAAGGTGGATTAGCCAAGGCAGCAAGGTTGTTATTGTGACAAGTGATAAGTCATTGGTCGAGGATGTCGTCAGTGATACTTACGTTGTCCCAGGATTGAACGAGAAGGAAGGGTTAGAGTGTTTTTGTTATCATGCCTTTGGTGACCACAAAGTCCATGAAGGAAGTTTTATGAAGCAATCAAGAGAGTTTGTGGATTACGCTAGAGGAAACCCATTAGCTCTCAAGGTACTTGGACCGGAGCTTCGTGGTAGAGACACGGCTCACTGGGAATCCAAGCTACTTCAACTCGCACAGAGTCCAAGCAATGTGTTGAATGTGAGTTACGATGGTCTTAGCCAGCAACAAAAGGAAGCATTTCTTGATGTCACTTGTTTCTTCAGATCAGAAAATCACAGGTTTGTGACAGCTTTGGTCGATTCTGAGCCTGACAAGGGTAGTAGCGAGATCAGAGATCTTGCGGACAAGTTCCTGATAGATATCACTGGTGGCCGAGTAGAGATGCATAATTTACTTTACACACTGGGGAAGAAACTAGCTTCCAAACAACAAAAGAGGCTACGTAACCATCATGAAATTATCCGAGCGTTAAAGAAAAAAATG GGGAAAAGCACTATCAATGGTATCAGAGGTATGTTTTTGGACATGTCTGAAGTAGGCACTGACACAGCATTAAGCAAAGAGGCTTTTAATGGGATGGACAATCTTCGATATCTCAAAATCTATGACTCTCATTTTCCTCAAGAAAATGAAGCTGGCTACAAACTACACTTCTCCAATGGAGTTAAGTTACCGTTACAAAAGATCAGGTATCTCCATTGGCTGAGATTCCCAGGGGAAGAACTTCCTCAAGACTTCAACCCGAAAAATCTTATTGACCTCAAGCTGCCTTATAGCAAGATTAAACGGCTTTGGGATGGTGTTAAG GATACATCAAAATTAACATGGGTCGATCTCAGCCACTCAGTCAACCTTAGCTACCTGTCGGGCTTATTAGGATCCCAAAATCTTCGAAGATTGAACCTGGAAGGCTGCAAAGAGTTGAAAACATTAGACGCGAGGATGGAGAACTTGACAAGCCTTGTTCTCCTGAATCTGAGAGGCTGCTCAAGTCTTGTATCACTCACAGAGATGAATATGGAGTCTCTTAAAACACTCATCCTCAGTGACTGCTCGAATCTCGAGGAGTTTCAGATAATATCAGAACAACTAGAAGCATTATACTTAGATGGAACATCCATAAAGACACTTCCTCCATCTATGATCAAGCTCCAGAAACTAGTCTTGTTGAACCTCAAGGACTGCACAAAGCTAGCGACCGTGCCCGGCTGTCTTGGAAATATGAAAGCTCTTCAAGAAGTAATACTCTCAGGTTGTAAAAAGATGGAGACCTTTCCTGATCTGCAAGAGAACATGAGACGGCTGCGGATATTTCTGCTTGATGGAACATCGATAAAAGAGGTGCCAAAGCGATTGCAAAACCCTGGCCTCTCAAGATGGCCACACCATGGTGGTGTCAAAGGCTTCCCCTTGTTGAGACACCTCAGCTTAAGAGGAAACGATAAGATCCAAAGCCTGCAACCTGACATTGGTGACCTGTACCATCTAAAATATATTGACTTGAAGTTCTGCAAGAACCTTGCTGTGAGTCACTGA